AGTCTGTATGTCTAATATTAGCAAAAGTTTTGATATTAAGCAATGTTTATACAGAATAAGCTGATTGAGAATTATATCTCCGCACCGCGTTTTGAAAGATACCTCAAGGCTGCAGATTATAACAAAACGAGAGCTGCAAAACTTTACATAGCGAATATTGAACTCGCTCAGGCTGCGCATCCATTAATTACCCAATTTGAAGTTGTGCTTAGAAACAGCCTAAACATGCAGCTCAGTAATTATTTTGATAACCCAGATTGGATTATTCATGAGAAAGACGGGTTTATGAAAAATCCAAGCCTTAGGGAATCAGACTTTTTCCTCAGGCGCACAATAGAAAAAACTGAATTATTACTGAGACGAAAGAGAATATCTATAACATGTGGAAAAATAGTTTCAGAACAATCGTTAGGATTTTGGGTTGCTTTGTTTTTATCGCACCATTACCGATTAATTGACGGTCAACCTATCAAAATTTTTGATTACAAGCCGGTTTCAGAAAACAGATCACGCCTTTACTCAAAATTGTCTGCCATTAAAACACTCCGAAACCGGGTTAACCATTGTGACCCCCTTTGCTTCAAGAAAAACAAAATAGATTGTTCGCTCATATTGAGCATCAGACTTGATATGCTCCGGTTAATCGAATGGATCGAGCCTGATTTACTACCTTTTTTTGAAAGTATCGACAAATTGACCAAAAAAGTGGACTACCTAATGAGTATTTAGCGGCATCCATCGCACCAACTACCCTCCCGCTTCTTCCTCCAGTTTTTGCTGCAGGCGGGCTTCATTTTCCTCCAGCTCCCGCGGATTCCAGCGGCGCTCTTTTACGCGATCCATCACAATCCCCATGCTTTCGGAAAGCATTTCGGCTACCTGAATGTTGAGCATGCGCACCTGATCCGATCCGTTTTCGGTGTCTTCATCCAGCAGCAGTTCTGACAAATCTTCCACAAGAGCCTTGTTTCGGGATGAACCAAGATCCCGGATAATGCCGTGCACAACGCTGAACACAATATCGCGGATTGCCCCTTCAATTTGCGAAGCCGCAACGCGACCCACAAACGGAATGGCCTCCAGGTTTTGGATTTCGCGGTTTTTCTCGACCGCTTCATCTATGCGCTCATTCACATAGGCGCGTATATCGTCTTCATGCAACGCATAGCCTTTGGAAGCGGCAAGCTGCAGCCGCATGGAAATCCAGTTGACCAGCACGACCTGTCGCGGACGCAGCACATCATCCACAATACGATCGATAACCGGCGTACCCTCCCGCAGCTCACTCCTGACATTGGACAAAATGTTGAGCACAACCCGGTCGGTCAGCTCCTGCACTAAGAAGTTCAAATACCGCATCCCGAAGCGGAACAGCGCAAATTTGCGCATGTCGATATAGCCGATTCGCTGCAGGCGTACCATAATGGTGACTATGCGGAGCAACCGCAGGAAGCGGAAACCGCCAATCGGAATACAGCCTATGAGATCGTACCAGTACACGAAGGGGTAGTAGTACCATTTTGAAAACTCCCGCTCCCTGATTGAGTAAATCCACCTTACAAAGAATTCAGTAAGGAAAATGCTGATGAAGATGAGATCGTACAGAATGAAATCGACGTGTATGTTCGTCGCATAGAACTCAAAAAAGGCTGGAGAAAGCCACTCAATCCAGCCCTGAAACCGCCGACTTTGAAACAGCCAGTCGAAGCTGATCATCGCAAGGTTTACGAGCAGCAGAAAAAGCATGATGAAGTCCCCGGCCAGATATCCGACCTTTCGGGGTGTTTCCTTGCTTTTTCCGGTGTTGTTCTTCCCCATCCCCATAATTTATGCTCCGCCCGGAATTTTCAAAGACAGGTTGAGACTGTGCAGCAGCTCTTCAAGGCGGGTCAGCATCCCCCGGCGTGCAGCATAACGTCGCAGGGTGTTTCGGTTGATGACATTTTCCCCGAAAAAAGTTTTGAGCAGTTGCCGGTACACCTGCCCCCTGATCTCCGGAAAAAACTGCGGCTCCGACAAGGGATCAATGCAAAGTTTTTCGAGTGAAGGCAGTGTTCGGCCCTGCACGACTTCGAGCGGCGCTTCGGAAATAAGCGGCTTGATGATGGCCGGTTTCTCGTGCATGCTTGCGTACCGGCTCAGTACAAGCTCATCCGGATCAAGAAACACATCTTTACGAACCGTTCGCAGGACTTCAAAAACGGATTCACAGGCTTCCTTGTCGGTCTCCGCAAACAGATAGTTTTGAGTCGTTTCTGTCTGTACCAAATCAGCCAGATCGCTATACGCCCAAACGGCAAAACGGATATGTGGTAATTTTTCGGCAACCAAATCAACCAATGCCCCTTCATCGCTATGAACCAGCCGTTGCAGGGCCGGTCGACCGCCTACGGTGTACAAACCGCGTCCGCAGCTTGACAGTACGCCGCGTTTTTTCAGCAGGTAGATCCGGGAGATAAGCGTGTTCCTGTTCAGATCCGTCTCTCCCTGCGCTACAAAAAAAGCGTGCAGCGCATCAGCCGTAAAGGAAGCCTGTCCTGCAAAGGCGGATTGTATCAGCTCGTCGTTCAGGTTTGCTGCCATAAGATGAAAAGCGTTGAAGTCTGTAAAACATGTTCATGGTCTCGCCTTCCAATAAAGCAAAACTAACGCTAAGGTGCAATAAAATGCCGATAATTTAATGTCTCAGTATTCTTCATCCCATTCACCCCTTTTCTTTGCTGCGCCAGATATAGTAGCGGGCAAGGGCGGCAACGGCCAGCGCATGATGTACGCGCCCGGCTGTAATCATCTCCTCGTATTCGGTAAGTGTGAGCAGGTGAACGGAAATATCTTCATGCTCATCCAGGTTTTGGCCGGACACGAGCCGGCAGTTCCGGGCCAGATAGAAGTGACAGTAGTTATTGAACAGCGCCGGGTTTGCCGAAACATTTCCCAGGGATATCCATTCGTCGGAGACATAGCCGGTCTCTTCCTGCAGCTCCCGCTTTGCTGTTTCCAAAGGCGTATCATTACCATCAATTACACCGCCGGGTACTTCAAGGGAAGTCGTATCAACTCCGTGCCGGTACTGATCTACGGTAATCAGCCGGCCATTGGTGTCAAATGCGAGCATAATGACCCAATCAGGAGCATTCAGGGTGTAGAAGTTGCCGGCATCGGTTCCGTCGGGCATGGACATGCGGTTCTCCATGAGCGTAAACACGCGGGTAACCTGAAGCGGGTGCGCATGCTGCAGCTTCCATTTGCGGATCTGACTTTGCATGACACCCGAGCCGGAGCCGGCTGTATCCCGGGTTGGTTTTGAATCAGACATATACGGTTGCGGATTTAATCGATTATAAATTGAAGGCGGCAGCAAACTACGCTATCTTTCATCCAAATTTAAAAAGAAATGCCAACCGGCTTACTAACCCGCATTATTCACCAAGAAATTTTCTTGCTGGCAAGGCGAAGCTGAAAACTCAGCGGAAGGGTACCTAAATACCCTGAGCATGAGTTTTCAGCTTCAACGTAGCCAGCGGGGAAATTTCGCCGTCTTTACACCACACTCAAATTTGGGCTACCGCTTTTTTTCGCTCAAACAAATTTAAACTAATACTTAGAAAAAAAATTCTGTTTAATCGTGAATAATGCGGGCTAATTTGATTTAACTGACTTAAGGGAAAACTGCATGAACAAAACATTTGAGTACAAAAAAAAGGACAACAGCACACCGGAAGAAATACGCGACGCGGTAAAAGCGACCTGTGACTTTATGGAGCGCGCCTATGAAGAAGGCTACTACCCGAAACTGAGTATCATCCGGGACTGGTCTGAGCACAATCCCGAAATCACGGGTGAATTTGCCAAACCCAGAGTGTACCGCTGGTACCTGAACCGCGAGCTGAAAAAACTCATCAGCATGGGCGCTACCG
This genomic stretch from Cyclonatronum proteinivorum harbors:
- a CDS encoding NUDIX hydrolase; translation: MSDSKPTRDTAGSGSGVMQSQIRKWKLQHAHPLQVTRVFTLMENRMSMPDGTDAGNFYTLNAPDWVIMLAFDTNGRLITVDQYRHGVDTTSLEVPGGVIDGNDTPLETAKRELQEETGYVSDEWISLGNVSANPALFNNYCHFYLARNCRLVSGQNLDEHEDISVHLLTLTEYEEMITAGRVHHALAVAALARYYIWRSKEKG
- a CDS encoding ion transporter, with protein sequence MGMGKNNTGKSKETPRKVGYLAGDFIMLFLLLVNLAMISFDWLFQSRRFQGWIEWLSPAFFEFYATNIHVDFILYDLIFISIFLTEFFVRWIYSIREREFSKWYYYPFVYWYDLIGCIPIGGFRFLRLLRIVTIMVRLQRIGYIDMRKFALFRFGMRYLNFLVQELTDRVVLNILSNVRSELREGTPVIDRIVDDVLRPRQVVLVNWISMRLQLAASKGYALHEDDIRAYVNERIDEAVEKNREIQNLEAIPFVGRVAASQIEGAIRDIVFSVVHGIIRDLGSSRNKALVEDLSELLLDEDTENGSDQVRMLNIQVAEMLSESMGIVMDRVKERRWNPRELEENEARLQQKLEEEAGG
- a CDS encoding DUF6577 family protein, which gives rise to MAANLNDELIQSAFAGQASFTADALHAFFVAQGETDLNRNTLISRIYLLKKRGVLSSCGRGLYTVGGRPALQRLVHSDEGALVDLVAEKLPHIRFAVWAYSDLADLVQTETTQNYLFAETDKEACESVFEVLRTVRKDVFLDPDELVLSRYASMHEKPAIIKPLISEAPLEVVQGRTLPSLEKLCIDPLSEPQFFPEIRGQVYRQLLKTFFGENVINRNTLRRYAARRGMLTRLEELLHSLNLSLKIPGGA